The following coding sequences lie in one Phalacrocorax carbo chromosome 3, bPhaCar2.1, whole genome shotgun sequence genomic window:
- the LOC135312759 gene encoding LOW QUALITY PROTEIN: syntabulin-like (The sequence of the model RefSeq protein was modified relative to this genomic sequence to represent the inferred CDS: inserted 1 base in 1 codon; deleted 1 base in 1 codon), with protein sequence MTREIKENTKTLGLQQAPRHHRDNRGSRKEASKLQRRNGQVKDLLKVGRQLLKGDSRLRMPATSSSALRVVREKATAPTANLRIKTNFSSSSNTGCTSVPEAHVSAAGSKRSFSHNCGLHGQNNGSLSNKSRPSPPASREKAPLSTLSKTQPSPANTRQNYGASLASRSNSGSNKGSDSSQVTRRSGKSISCGHNCSTKPENPERYLTPLQQKEVTIRHLKKKLKESECKVTEREREIEKLKAQVERMKEDWIEDECNHVEMELSLLEARREIKELKRGIESMKKSSAEKDKKFQKYFLDVSIEHKKLESLVSSMEMALKSSVRDEQRPEYTCDSEGKPLCTTMPDSPTTEDQALEELAGSGLFLHEDTANGTDLFEESLTTTTSELSDSAPSNSIVNQEMLENVLGEKLTFSQEEEEKVRNMMVEQTIQTDVVPYSLEGEQFIQNMFELRAQDACPLSPPSSLKELGQFLXESLSDSGIVVDLTPGEPNSTILLSPVTPPCRKAEHGVNENHFVKELDFTEPHDDEVFGYVNTVSQTGIKKTYWSSRLASDLAVAAPVVPTIMWAFSTHGAGRDLIYSTGALFCSSVLVHRFALDYLICPINRFENMLLVSEWKR encoded by the exons ATGACCAGGGAGATCAAGGAGAATACA AAGACTctcgggctgcagcaggcacccagACATCACAGAGATAATAGAGGATCCCGAAAAGAAGCCAGCAAGTTACAAAGGAGGAATGGGCAAGTAAAAG ATCTCCTGAAAGTGGGACGCCAACTGTTAAAGGGAGATTCTCGCCTCAGGATGCCTGCAACCTCAAGCTCAGCCTTGCGTGTGGTCCGTGAGAAAGCCACGGCTCCAACTGCAAATCTGA ggattaaaaccaattttagcTCTTCAAGCAACACAGGCTGTACCTCAGTGCCTGAAGCCCATGTGTCggctgctggaagcaaaaggtctttttctcacaa TTGTGGCCTTCATGGTCAGAATAATGGATCCTTATCCAACAAGTCCAGACCCAGCCCACCTGCTTCCCGTGAAAAGGCCCCTTTGTCAACACTGAGCAAAACCCAGCCGAGTCCTGCGAACACCCGTCAGAATTATGGGGCTTCTTTAGCCAGCAGAAGCAACTCAGGCTCAAACAAAGGAAGTGACAGCAGCCAAGTGACGAG gcgaTCAGGGAAATCTATTTCTTGTGGTCACAATTGCAGCACTAAGCCAGAAAATCCGGAGCGGTATTtgactcctctgcagcagaaagaagttacaatacggcatttgaaaaaaaagctgaaggaatccgagtgcaaagttacagaaag ggaaagagaaatcgaAAAGCTCAAAGCTCAGGTGGAACGTATGAAGGAAGACTGGATCGAAGACGAGTGTAATCATGTGGAGATGGAGCTGAGCCTCTTGGAAGCAAGGAGGGAAATTAAAGAACTCAAGCGAGGTATTGAGAGCATGAAGAAGAGCTCggctgagaaagacaaaaaatttcagaaatacttcctaGACGTAAGCATTGAACACAAGAAACTGGAATCTTTGGTGTCGAGCATGGAGATGGCCCTGAAGAGCTCTGTGAGAGATGAGCAGCGCCCAGAGTACACATGTGACTCTGAGGGGAAGCCGTTGTGTACCACGATGCCAGacagccccaccacagaggaccaagctctggaggagctggcaggtagTGGGCTGTTTCTTCATGAGGACACAGCTAACGGgactgatttatttgaagagaGTTTGACCACCACAACCTCTGAGTTGAGTGATTCAGCTCCCTCCAATTCTATTGTGAATCAAGAGatgcttgaaaatgttctgggtgagaaactaactttttcccaggaggaggaggagaaagtcagaaacatGATGGTGGAGCAGACCATCCAGACTGATGTGGTGCCATATAGCCTAGAAGGGGAGCAGTTCATTCAAAACATGTTC GAGCTCAGAGCTCAAGATGCCTGTCCTCTAAGCCCGCCTTCTTCCCTGAAGGAATTGGGTCAATTTC TTGAAAGCCTCAGTGATTCTGGTATCGTAGTGGACTTAACTCCAGGTGAGCCAAACTCTACCAtccttttgtctcctgtgaCACCTCCATGCAGGAAGGCGGAGCACGGagttaatgaaaaccattttgtgaaagaactTGATTTTACAGAACCTCACGATGATGAAGTCTTTGGGTACGTCAATACTGTTTCTCAGACAGGAATAAAGAAGACATACTGGAGCAGCAGACTCGCCAGCGATCTGGCTGTAGCAGCCCCTGTTGTACCAACTATCATGTGGGCTTTCAGTACTCATGGAGCAGGAAGAGATCTCATTTACAGTACTGGAGCgttgttttgcagttctgtcctAGTCCACCGTTTTGCTCTTGACTATTTGATTTGCCCTATAAATCGGTTTGAAAACATGTTACttgtttcagaatggaaaaggtaA